The genome window ATTGCTATCATCGCTGTAATATTTATTATGAtaaaatttgattaattatattttatatgaaccatttatttaggtatttgatttttataataatttgatttttaagactatattttatatagattattttttctattctaacctaaatgtcaattattatttattttattttatttgcactatttttatatatattttgcttctcaaatcATATGGAAATTGAatggctaattttttataattttaattctaaatttaactatttattaatcgtatttgatatgtactttttagtttaatttagaCTGTTAGAGGTTCATAACAATATttaatatagattttttttcgattaatatgataaatttgtgatattaagAATGAACATGGTGACTACTCGTAACACCCAAATTATAATAGATGGTATTGCTACTGCAATTGATCTCTTCTTAGTGCTAACTGCCCATAGCGGTCCATATATCCGTTCCCAAATAAATATCTCACTAACGAGAAAATATCTATTCATCCTCCCTCTctgtataaatatgtaataaAGATCAATGAGAATTAACAACGACTACATTCGAATCTACTGTCTGTATCGACTTTCAACAGTTCGAACCAGTAGGGGCCCTCAACCCTGTGGATCCGTCCATGGTggcgactccaaggatcatagTAGTATATAATTTCGAGCGGAGTAATGTTCCGGCAACAACGTGTTTCACGTGGTAACGTGCGCGCGTACTGATTGCTGCTGTATGGGTGCACGGCCTTGATCTGCCAGGCTGCCACCCTCTGCATGCTTTGTTCTCGCTGCAGGATACTGCCGATCGTGTACGGCTTCCAGGAGTAGGCTCGGTTCAAGTTGATCCAGTTGTTCGATACAAAATTATATATACTTCGGATCGAGGGCATGCATGTGATCAAGTACTTCGGATCGTGTTTTTCTGCTCGTTCAACCGCTGCACCAGATCTAATCGCCATCTGATCTCTTATGAAACAACGGAGGTGGCGCAACAGCCGTCACGTTGCCACCGCCCGCTGGCGAGATGCGCAGGAACAGTGCCGCGAGTGGGCAAAGTAGGACCTTATTTGTCAGTCCGATGTCACTATGCCAGGTTCACTGTCAAGGCTGCAGGCCGAACCAAGAACGATCAACAAGACAGCTTGTAGTTTCCAGAACGCAAAAGCCACTTGTGGCATACATGGCCAGTCCTCGCTTCACCCCTACTCAGTCCGATCACAAGTACTCCGAGTACATTACGTGCTTTCGTTCGAACTTACAAACCTTTGACTATCAAtgatttctaaaatatttagtttaaaaatatgaaatttgtGTGAGTAGATTTGTTTTAAAATATACGTTTATAACTCATAATTTCattaaattttataatatatctatagaaaaataaaatcaagtgTATACATCGGAGTCCGTGTTATATCCAAACATCAAGTAGGAGTATTTTTTTATATCGAAGTAAGGAACAACTCAAGTCAAAGTGTCTATGGAAGAGGCATGCATCACAAGGAGGGCCGAGGGGGCCAGTTGACCGGGGAAACAGGAACAGCCGGGGGCTTGCAAAGCCGTTGGTCGTTGCTTTGGACAGTAATCTCGCTCGGCAATCACTTGCGCCTCGGCGCTGCAGGGAATGAGATCATCTGACTTTATGTGATTTTACTCTCACCACCGTGAGCTGTTGGATGGGAGGCAGATGGTTAGGATTTAATACTACAGTATTTGTGAATAGTAAAATCTACCACAGGTGTTATAGTGTTCAAGCGTCATAATACTATTCATCACTCATGAAACGCTGTTCACGCTCTGACTCTACGGGCGATTTGGATCCGTGTTGCAGGTGTGGAAGACGGACGCCTATATGCCAGCCCAGCCTGCTCCTGGGGCTGCCCCAGAGCATTTTCGTAACCGGCACGATCCTCACACCCCGTGATGCCGACGTGCACCATCCGATCCCCCGCATTTCTTTTTGCTCTTTGCATTCGTAGTTTCGTCGTACAGGTCgtggtcgtcgccgtcgctggCAGGAGTAGACTGTAGCAGTAATCAATACGGCCGTGGTTAATCTCAGCCGCCTATAAATCCCGGTGCAGGGCAGCAGCAGTGCCGGCACATCGCCATTGGCAAGCGAAGCGAGCAGTGGGTGAGAAGCGAAGGAGGCGAGGATGTTCTGGCACGCGGTGGCGGACCGGCTGACGGGGAAGAACAAGGAGGCGTGGGACGAGGGGAAGATCCGGGGCACGGCGGTGCTGGTCAAGAAGGAGGTGCTGGACGTCGGCGACTTCCACGCCTCGCTCCTCGACGGCGTCCACAGGATCCTCGGCTGGGACGAGGGCGTCTCCTTCCAGCTCGTCAGCGCCACCGCGCGCGACCCCAGTAAGCGCGCCTGACCCCTCACGCCTCTCTCCCTATCTCAACACCCCCGCGCGCGGTGGCCGCGGGGTGAGACGCCGGTGTCTGGTGGCCGAAACGGCCCGCGCGTTCCGCCATCCATCTCTGTTTCCTCTTCTTGCCTCGACCGCGGATTTGCTTAGCCGCCGGGTAGTCATCCTTCGCATCTGAatgatttcttttcttctttctttccgaAACTAGAACACCGTGTTTTCGAACTTGCAAGAAGCATTTGAGTGAAACTTATCAAATCTGTGCTCGTTCAACAAAAACTGTGATCATGGAGGGAAGCACGAGCAGAGGACGGACGGGAATTTTGGCGCTTTGCCGTGGCAGGCCAGGGGGGTGTGTCGTTTGAACTTCGAACTGAGCAACTTGCTCGAATCTCCCGTCGCTGGGAGGAGTGGTGGTCGTGGCATCCAGTGCTATTGAGAGTGGGGTCGAGGTGGTGGCCGGCCGTGGCAACAACACAAGGAAACACGAGATTCGCGGTCCCCTCCTCCCTTGAGCTTACACGGCAATACATCGTTGTTGCCGTTGTTATGCGCATCGCCGTCTCAACCAGTCGACACTTCAGGATCGATCGAGACGTGCAGGCATTTAGGGCCCGTAGAAATTTTGCAGGAATTATGCGGAAAACAATTCAACTCCTGCTGTAATCAGGGAGGGAAACCCCCCCACCTTTTCTTAATAGGGGCTTACTTGAAATCCTTATTTCCGATTCCATCTCGTCTTCTTCCTTCTGTGGTGAAAACTAATTTCTTGTCAAACTTGTGTTATTGCGATGGCCGGTGGCAGGCAATGGAGGCAGGGGGAAAGTggggaaggcggcgcacctggAGGAGGCGTCGGTGACGCTCAAGTCCAAGACGGACGGCGAGACCGTGTTCCGGGTGAGCTTCGAGTGGGACGAGTCGCAGGGCATCCCCGGCGCCGTCCTCGTCAAGAACCTGCAGCACGCCGAGTTCTTCCTCAAGACGCTCACCCTCGAGGGCGTCCCCGGCAAGGGCACCGTCGTCTTCGTCGCCAACTCATGGATCTACAACCACGAGCTCTACGCCCACGACCGCGTCTTCTTCGCCAACGACGTGAGTGTTCATTGTCGCAGTTTCCTTCTCCCGTAACTCCCTTGCATTGTTTGTTTCTCATTCCTTCTTATCAGATGGATAGACAATACATTATGCATACATGATCTGTGATTTAGCTAACGTTGGGCATGAATTTTAGATGGCATGTGTAGCGAAAATCCCCATACAGTGGAAACATGAAAATTCTTTTGGTCTGAAAAAATGGATACAAGAATACGGATCGGGTTCCAGTGACAGGAACTTGGACAAGTGCCTTCAGTAAAAGTAAGGAAGATGCTAATTTTCGGATGCCTAAAAATAGAGCTCCTTTCAGGCGGCACCTCAGGACCGTTTGATCTCCATCCAACGCATGAAACTTTGTCAGTTGTTTCTTCTATCGTGTGTTTCTCTCTCCTGCTGTTCACCCCCGCGCCGCCGGCCTATACCTGTCTCTGCTGGCAgatccgccgccaccgcccgccGTCGCGCTAACCAATTCATTTTCGAGCTCCCTTGCCGCCAACCCTGCCCACCGCCCGCCTACTGCTCGCGGCTTCGGAGGCGCCACCGCTGTCTCGCCGCAGCCCACCGCTAGTCCGGCCGCCACCCCAGCCTCCTTCTAACCCCCGGAGTCACCGGTAAACCCCGAACCCTAACCCCTCCCCTAAACTCGCCGGCATTCACACGGGCGCCTGAAATCGAGCACACGATTTTAGTTGCTTGAAAGATTAGGAAGCGTGTAAAAGTAAAGCATCATTTCAGGAGCTGGTACAATAATTATTGATGATGATAAAATTCCAAATgggaaaaaagggaaaagaacagCTGTTTGCTATAAAATGTGGTAGGACCACGGATTGGGTGCTGGTCAACTTCTGTTTTTTATGGTTTCTGGATGGATTAGATATACCATGTTAGTTGTACACTTGTACCTAGATCCTAATAGTAGGCATTGTCTCCTAGAAAGTGCAAAGAGCCGTGATATATAGAATAGAAACCCTGCTATCAACCCCTTTTATTATTCCCTCCGGGTAGGGTGCCGCCAAATTGCTGTGCTTGGTCTTTCAGCTAAGTCCACGCCTGTACATAACTATGTATTACTAAAATGAATATTCAACATACATATACAACTTGAAGGCAGAAAAAGGATTAAAGCTACTGTCTTCTGCAAGATATCGCTGCATGGTAAATAAGTAGAACTAGCTATTTGTAAGCTGTTACTTTTGTGATTTCTAGATGAGACTTTACTAAAAGTGTGTGCATTGTAAGCAGCTGTTGCCTGTCTGTCATAACGTGGCCTTAGTGACATCGCAACCACAGAAAAATAGGCTATGAATCTGTGATTTGTTCCATGCAGAAGTCTTAGTCCTTCTGGTAGCTGCAGATGATGTAGAATTTGGCTTGCCTCAGCCATTCAAGATGACTAAACGAGTCTTCTGCTACTTGCCTTTCGATTACTACAGCAACTTGCATGCCCATGATCAGCAGCCCCCTACAGCCTAACCGGTCCCTTAGTAGTAGACAACTAAAATATCAGCAAGTGTTGCTGTTTAACTAAGCTTGGAAAATGACCCGTCTTGGCATATTCATTTTGCTCATTTCTTGATCCACAACTGGTTGATGGGTCTCAAAAGCAAGATAGCATGTCTGTTAAAAACCACAACTGTCCCCTGATTATCAGAAGAAAAGGAGACAGATATTCGAGGTTCATTTCGGCACCAAAGCAGATTTAACACTCCAAAATTAGTTCATGTTGCACCAGATAAGCACACATAGATATAATCCAGGAATGGAAAGAAACTAGATGGTTGATATGAGCAGATAAATTTGCTGAATCAAAATAATAATTAGTTTAACTCAACAGGCCTGTGTTTTCGTTGTTCTCTTCCATCATATTGACATTAGATCTGCCAAACAAGAAAACTAGAACGCAAGTCACTAGAACTTTTTCTCTTGGTTATCTCATATGTCTACATACAACCAGATGACGTTGTCGAAGATAAGCGTACCTATCAGTTAATTATCCCATTGCTTACTTGTCCCAGCACTATTGCTCATGGCTATTGAAAAACCAGTCACCTCACTCTCTGGCCACATTGCAGACCTATCTTCCTAGCAAAATGCCTGCGCCGTTGGTACCTTATCGGCAAGATGAACTCAAGATTCTCCGAGGTGACGATAATGCCGGACCGTACAAGGAGCATGACCGTGTCTACCAGTATGACTTCTACAACGACCTTGGTGAGCCAGACAAGGGCAAAGACCACGCACGGACGATCCTCGGTGGCAGCCAAGAACATCCATATCCCCGTCGCTGCAGAACCGGTCGGCCCAAAACGGAAACCGGTGAGTTCAGGTCACTACAATTTAGTCCATATAAAATTACGGCACCGTGCAAATTTTGGCTGAAATCCTTTGCTGCTTGATCTTTTATCCAGACCCAAATTCAGAGAGCAGGCTTTTTCTGCTGAACCTGGACATCTATGTTCCGCGCGATGAACGCTTTGGGCACCTCAAGATGTCAGACTTCCTTGGGTACTCTCTGAAGGCAGTCGTTGAGGCTGTTCTTCCGACAATAAGGACTTTCATCGATGATACACCGAAGGAGTTTGATTCATTCGAAGACATCCTAGGACTCTATGAACTTGGTCCCGAAGCACCCAATAATCCGGTAATAGCAGAGATAAGGAAGAAAGTCCCCGAGTTCTTTAAAAGTCTTCTGCCAAATGGTGGTCATGACCACCCCCTAAAGATGCCACTTCCAAATATCATTAAATCAGGTAATTGAActgttgttttttttaatctgaTGTTTggtcgaaaaatagttttcgtgATTGCGCCTAAATCTTGGTATCCACTAGATGTATTGAAAAAGGTCCCGGAAGATAAGTTTGGCTGGAGGACTGATGAGGAGTTTGCGCGAGAAATGCTTGCAGGCGTGAACCCAGTGAACATCAGACGTCTGACGGTTAGAAACTTGCATCATTCTAAGTGAAAAATGCACTTCACCCCATAATAGCTAAAAAGCCTTATAAGTTTTCTCTCATGATCACAGGAGTTCCCTGCTAAAAGTACCCTGGATCCAAGTCAGTATGGAGACCATACCAGCAAGATCACTGAAGCTTACATTGAGCACAACCTGGAAGGCTTGACAGTGCAGAATGTATGCTGAACTGCTGAACACATTCACATATAACTGAAAGATTCGATACAGATAATTGGCAAGAACTGTCAATTGATTGCGATAACAAAATCTGTGCAGGCACTGAGGAACAACAAGCTCTTCATCCTGGATCACCATGATAACTTCATGCCATACCTTGACCGGATCAACAAGTTGGAGGGCAACTTCATCTATGCCAGCAGGACCCTGCTGTTCTTGAAGGACGACGGCACCCTGAAGCCCCTGGCCATCGAGCTGAGCCTTCCCCACCCCAATGGACAGCAGCATGGTGCGGTCAGCAAAGTGTACACCCCGGCTCACACCGGCGTCGAGGGCCATATCTGGCAGCTTGCCAAGGCTTACGCCTGCGTCAACGACTCTGCCTGGCACCAGCTGATCAGCCACTGGTACAACGATATGCCACTCTCTATTCCAGTTGGTACTCGAAATAATGCTGTCCTTGGTAGCGAGGAAACACTGAtctttttgtgtgtttttgacTTTTTGTAGGCTGAACACGCACGCGGTGATCGAGCCGTTCGCGATCGCGACGAACCGGCAGCTCAGCGTGGTGCACCCCGTGCACAAGCTGCTGAGCCCGCACTATCGCGACACGATGAACATCAACGCCCTGGCACGCCACACGCTCATCAACGCTGGCGGCATCTTCGAGCTCACCGTGTTCCCAGGGAAGTACGCGCTGGGGATGTCCTCCGACGTGTACAAGAGCTGGAATTTCAACGAGCAGGCCCTCCCCGCTGATCTCCTCAAGAGGTACATACATAGAGCAGCAAATCCTTACAGCACTGACGAGATCTGAATACAGCAGAGCTCCCAAAACTGAATGATTCTGATGGATTTATTCTTCTGGTTGTGCGTACAGGGGTGTCGCCGTGCCGGACCAGTCGAGCCCGTACGGTGTCCGGCTGCTGATCAAGGACTACCCGTATGCCGTGGACGGGCTGGTGATCTGGTGGACAATCGAGCGGTGGGTCAAGGAGTACCTGGACATCTACTACTCGAACGACGGCGAGCTCCAGCGTGACGAGGAGCTGCAGGCGTGGTGGAAGGAGGTGCGCAATGAGGCGCACGGCGACCTCAATGACCGTGACTGGTGGCCCAAGATGGACACCGTGCAGGAGCTAGCCAGGACGTGCACGACCATCATCTGGGTGGCATCGGCGCTGCATGCGGCCGTCAACTTCGGGCAATACCCGTACGCAGGGTACCTCCCGAACCGGCCGACCGTGAGCCGGCGGCCGATGCCAGAGCCGGGCAGCAAGGAGTACGCCCAGCTGGAAGCGGGGCAGGAGGAGGCCGACAAGGTGTTCATCCGCACCATCACCAGCCAGTGGCAGACCATCCTGGGCGTCTCGCTCATTGAGATCCTGTCGAAGCACTCCTCCGACGAGGTGTACCTCGGCCAGCGCGTCGACCCGGAGCGCTGGACGTCGGACGCCAGGGCGCTGGACGCGTTCAAGAGGTTCGGCAGCCGGCTGAAGGAGATCGAGGACCGGATCATGAAGATGAACGAAGACCCGGCGTTCAAGAACCGGAAGGGGCCGGTGGAGATGCCGTACATGCTGCTGTACCCCAACACGTCGGACGTCGACGGCACCAAGGGCGAGGGGCTCACCGCCATGGGCATCCCCAACAGCATATCCATCTGAGCCGGAGGCTGAGCAGATGTACTATCTAGTAGGAATGGCTGATCCGTGCTACTACTGCTTGCTAGCTCGCTAGCTACACGTTTGGCATGTTGAATCTGTGGAGTGTCATGCCGTGCAttgtgtttcttctttgttttttgGGCGGCCAGTTGCAGTTGCCAGGGATTTGTATGGTTGAGAGAGGAACCGTGAGGCATGAATAAAATTGTGATGTATCATGTATGTATCCATTCTTCGCAAGGTGTTTCACGCGAGAAAAACGTGCCCTTGATGGTATTTCTCCTAAAATACAACAAAACATGGATGTGCCAATATACTCGACGTATATTCATTCATTTATTTAAACTCATAAAGTACAAGTTTTCAATTACATTGCATACGTCACATACACACTAattctttattcattcatttgaACTCATAAAGTATAAGTTTTCGATTACATTGCATACGTCACATACTCACACATCCAACTAATACATGGCGATCATGTCTTTTGTTCTCGGGGCTTCACAAAGCTCTATGATTAATTACATCCGTGAAGATGAACAAC of Phragmites australis chromosome 3, lpPhrAust1.1, whole genome shotgun sequence contains these proteins:
- the LOC133913094 gene encoding probable linoleate 9S-lipoxygenase 4, yielding MFWHAVADRLTGKNKEAWDEGKIRGTAVLVKKEVLDVGDFHASLLDGVHRILGWDEGVSFQLVSATARDPSNGGRGKVGKAAHLEEASVTLKSKTDGETVFRVSFEWDESQGIPGAVLVKNLQHAEFFLKTLTLEGVPGKGTVVFVANSWIYNHELYAHDRVFFANDTYLPSKMPAPLVPYRQDELKILRGDDNAGPYKEHDRVYQYDFYNDLGEPDKGKDHARTILGGSQEHPYPRRCRTGRPKTETDPNSESRLFLLNLDIYVPRDERFGHLKMSDFLGYSLKAVVEAVLPTIRTFIDDTPKEFDSFEDILGLYELGPEAPNNPVIAEIRKKVPEFFKSLLPNGGHDHPLKMPLPNIIKSDVLKKVPEDKFGWRTDEEFAREMLAGVNPVNIRRLTEFPAKSTLDPSQYGDHTSKITEAYIEHNLEGLTVQNALRNNKLFILDHHDNFMPYLDRINKLEGNFIYASRTLLFLKDDGTLKPLAIELSLPHPNGQQHGAVSKVYTPAHTGVEGHIWQLAKAYACVNDSAWHQLISHWLNTHAVIEPFAIATNRQLSVVHPVHKLLSPHYRDTMNINALARHTLINAGGIFELTVFPGKYALGMSSDVYKSWNFNEQALPADLLKRGVAVPDQSSPYGVRLLIKDYPYAVDGLVIWWTIERWVKEYLDIYYSNDGELQRDEELQAWWKEVRNEAHGDLNDRDWWPKMDTVQELARTCTTIIWVASALHAAVNFGQYPYAGYLPNRPTVSRRPMPEPGSKEYAQLEAGQEEADKVFIRTITSQWQTILGVSLIEILSKHSSDEVYLGQRVDPERWTSDARALDAFKRFGSRLKEIEDRIMKMNEDPAFKNRKGPVEMPYMLLYPNTSDVDGTKGEGLTAMGIPNSISI